One genomic segment of [Phormidium] sp. ETS-05 includes these proteins:
- a CDS encoding ferredoxin-thioredoxin reductase catalytic domain-containing protein has translation MAATETSKLSSEKNLEAMKKFSEQYAQRTGTYFCLDPSVTAVVIEGLAKHKDELGSPLCPCRHYEDKQAEAKSAYWNCPCIPMRERKECHCMLFLTPDNDFAGDKQEISMEDIQAARENLK, from the coding sequence ACTAGCAAGCTATCCAGCGAGAAAAACCTGGAGGCAATGAAGAAATTCTCCGAGCAGTACGCCCAGCGCACTGGTACGTACTTTTGCCTAGACCCCTCCGTTACTGCCGTAGTCATCGAGGGATTGGCAAAGCACAAAGATGAATTAGGCTCTCCCCTGTGTCCCTGTCGCCACTACGAAGATAAACAAGCCGAAGCCAAGTCAGCATACTGGAACTGTCCTTGCATCCCTATGCGTGAGCGCAAGGAATGTCACTGTATGTTATTTCTTACCCCCGATAACGATTTCGCCGGTGACAAGCAGGAAATCTCGATGGAAGATATCCAAGCTGCCAGAGAAAACCTCAAGTGA